In Tiliqua scincoides isolate rTilSci1 chromosome 1, rTilSci1.hap2, whole genome shotgun sequence, the following are encoded in one genomic region:
- the MRPS31 gene encoding small ribosomal subunit protein mS31 isoform X1, with product MWCRSVLVPGRFRARLRLRLLGGAVGAQGSETHKCFGTSPAFCTKKNEPVSPVDSTDPKTPPNQEDKKMQATAKKNLLNIISEMKVEISTKKRFQMLKSQKIKDQPKNLPENLESASSMFQKATEDKAKSSTTVDPELVAAASAVASSLPFDRKRTVSELLQLLKKHKEVTDARKSGEATDISGIIANMKIGRKPPTRDAFRPSNQIQFDDDGRGYMIDRSVPRETAGTKRRGLYSGKRLNIFTPPSATEETLETVTMPTLWDLELAMEIAAVSQQPARNGFEEMIQWTKEGKLWEFPINNEAGLEDDGEFHDHIFFDKYLEDFPKEGPIRHFMELVTCGLSKNPYLSVKEKVEHIECFQIYFKEKEALLREIEESEKELLIEREKLLK from the exons ATGTGGTGTCGAAGCGTTCTGGTGCCCGGGAGGTTCCGCGCTCGCTTGCGCCTGCGCCTCCTGGGAGGAGCTGTGGGGGCTCAGGGCAG TGAGACTCACAAGTGCTTTGGcaccagccctgccttctgcacCAAAAAAAATGAACCAGTTTCTCCAGTTGATAGTACTGATCCAAAGACCCCACCAAACCAAGAGGATAAGAAAATGCAAGCAACTGCAAAAAAGAACTTGCTAAACATCATTAGTGAAATGAAAGTAGAAATAAGTACAAAGAAGAGGTTCCAGATGTTGAAATCCCAGAAAATAAAGGATCAACCTAAGAATTTGCCAGAAAATTTGGAGAGTGCAAGTAGCATGTTCCAGAAAGCTACAGAAGACAAAGCTAAGAG CAGCACCACGGTCGATCCAGAGCTGgtggctgcagcctctgcagtTGCATCTTCCCTCCCATTTGACCGGAAAAGGACAGTTTCAGAATTACTTCAACTATTAAAAAAGCACAAGGAAGTCACAGATGCACGCAAAAGTGGAGAGGCCACTGATATAAG TGGCATAATTGCAAATATGAAGATTGGAAGAAAGCCTCCAACACGGGATGCCTTCAGGCCATCCAATCAGATTCAGTTTGATGATGATGGACGAGGCTATATGATTGACAGAAGTGTTCCTCGTGAAACTGCTGGAACCAAAAG GAGGGGGCTGTATTCAGGAAAAAGACTCAATATTTTCACTCCTCCTTCTGCTACAGAGGAAACACTTGAGACAG TGACAATGCCAACACTCTGGGATCTGGAACTTGCTATGGAAATTGCTGCAGTCAGTCAGCAGCCAGCTCGGAATGGTTTTGAGGAGATGATACAGTGGACAAAAGAGGGAAAACTTTGGGAGTTTCCAATTAACAACGAAGCTG GACTTGAAGATGATGGTGAATTTCATGATCATATATTTTTTGATAAATATTTGGAGGACTTTCCTAAGGAAGGACCAATTCGCCATTTCATGGAGCTTGTGACTTGTGGACTTTCCAAAAATCCATACTTAAGTGTTAAAGAAAAGGTGGAACACATTGAATGTTTCCAGATTTACTTTAAGGAAAAGGAAGCATTGCTTAGGGAAATTGAAGAAAGTGAGAAAGAACTATTGATTGAAAGAGAGAAGCTATTGAAGTAA
- the MRPS31 gene encoding small ribosomal subunit protein mS31 isoform X3, producing MQATAKKNLLNIISEMKVEISTKKRFQMLKSQKIKDQPKNLPENLESASSMFQKATEDKAKSSTTVDPELVAAASAVASSLPFDRKRTVSELLQLLKKHKEVTDARKSGEATDISGIIANMKIGRKPPTRDAFRPSNQIQFDDDGRGYMIDRSVPRETAGTKRRGLYSGKRLNIFTPPSATEETLETVTMPTLWDLELAMEIAAVSQQPARNGFEEMIQWTKEGKLWEFPINNEAGLEDDGEFHDHIFFDKYLEDFPKEGPIRHFMELVTCGLSKNPYLSVKEKVEHIECFQIYFKEKEALLREIEESEKELLIEREKLLK from the exons ATGCAAGCAACTGCAAAAAAGAACTTGCTAAACATCATTAGTGAAATGAAAGTAGAAATAAGTACAAAGAAGAGGTTCCAGATGTTGAAATCCCAGAAAATAAAGGATCAACCTAAGAATTTGCCAGAAAATTTGGAGAGTGCAAGTAGCATGTTCCAGAAAGCTACAGAAGACAAAGCTAAGAG CAGCACCACGGTCGATCCAGAGCTGgtggctgcagcctctgcagtTGCATCTTCCCTCCCATTTGACCGGAAAAGGACAGTTTCAGAATTACTTCAACTATTAAAAAAGCACAAGGAAGTCACAGATGCACGCAAAAGTGGAGAGGCCACTGATATAAG TGGCATAATTGCAAATATGAAGATTGGAAGAAAGCCTCCAACACGGGATGCCTTCAGGCCATCCAATCAGATTCAGTTTGATGATGATGGACGAGGCTATATGATTGACAGAAGTGTTCCTCGTGAAACTGCTGGAACCAAAAG GAGGGGGCTGTATTCAGGAAAAAGACTCAATATTTTCACTCCTCCTTCTGCTACAGAGGAAACACTTGAGACAG TGACAATGCCAACACTCTGGGATCTGGAACTTGCTATGGAAATTGCTGCAGTCAGTCAGCAGCCAGCTCGGAATGGTTTTGAGGAGATGATACAGTGGACAAAAGAGGGAAAACTTTGGGAGTTTCCAATTAACAACGAAGCTG GACTTGAAGATGATGGTGAATTTCATGATCATATATTTTTTGATAAATATTTGGAGGACTTTCCTAAGGAAGGACCAATTCGCCATTTCATGGAGCTTGTGACTTGTGGACTTTCCAAAAATCCATACTTAAGTGTTAAAGAAAAGGTGGAACACATTGAATGTTTCCAGATTTACTTTAAGGAAAAGGAAGCATTGCTTAGGGAAATTGAAGAAAGTGAGAAAGAACTATTGATTGAAAGAGAGAAGCTATTGAAGTAA
- the MRPS31 gene encoding small ribosomal subunit protein mS31 isoform X2, translated as MWCRSVLVPGRFRARLRLRLLGGAVGAQGSETHKCFGTSPAFCTKKNEPVSPVDSTDPKTPPNQEDKKMQATAKKNLLNIISEMKVEISTKKRFQMLKSQKIKDQPKNLPENLESASSMFQKATEDKAKSTTVDPELVAAASAVASSLPFDRKRTVSELLQLLKKHKEVTDARKSGEATDISGIIANMKIGRKPPTRDAFRPSNQIQFDDDGRGYMIDRSVPRETAGTKRRGLYSGKRLNIFTPPSATEETLETVTMPTLWDLELAMEIAAVSQQPARNGFEEMIQWTKEGKLWEFPINNEAGLEDDGEFHDHIFFDKYLEDFPKEGPIRHFMELVTCGLSKNPYLSVKEKVEHIECFQIYFKEKEALLREIEESEKELLIEREKLLK; from the exons ATGTGGTGTCGAAGCGTTCTGGTGCCCGGGAGGTTCCGCGCTCGCTTGCGCCTGCGCCTCCTGGGAGGAGCTGTGGGGGCTCAGGGCAG TGAGACTCACAAGTGCTTTGGcaccagccctgccttctgcacCAAAAAAAATGAACCAGTTTCTCCAGTTGATAGTACTGATCCAAAGACCCCACCAAACCAAGAGGATAAGAAAATGCAAGCAACTGCAAAAAAGAACTTGCTAAACATCATTAGTGAAATGAAAGTAGAAATAAGTACAAAGAAGAGGTTCCAGATGTTGAAATCCCAGAAAATAAAGGATCAACCTAAGAATTTGCCAGAAAATTTGGAGAGTGCAAGTAGCATGTTCCAGAAAGCTACAGAAGACAAAGCTAAGAG CACCACGGTCGATCCAGAGCTGgtggctgcagcctctgcagtTGCATCTTCCCTCCCATTTGACCGGAAAAGGACAGTTTCAGAATTACTTCAACTATTAAAAAAGCACAAGGAAGTCACAGATGCACGCAAAAGTGGAGAGGCCACTGATATAAG TGGCATAATTGCAAATATGAAGATTGGAAGAAAGCCTCCAACACGGGATGCCTTCAGGCCATCCAATCAGATTCAGTTTGATGATGATGGACGAGGCTATATGATTGACAGAAGTGTTCCTCGTGAAACTGCTGGAACCAAAAG GAGGGGGCTGTATTCAGGAAAAAGACTCAATATTTTCACTCCTCCTTCTGCTACAGAGGAAACACTTGAGACAG TGACAATGCCAACACTCTGGGATCTGGAACTTGCTATGGAAATTGCTGCAGTCAGTCAGCAGCCAGCTCGGAATGGTTTTGAGGAGATGATACAGTGGACAAAAGAGGGAAAACTTTGGGAGTTTCCAATTAACAACGAAGCTG GACTTGAAGATGATGGTGAATTTCATGATCATATATTTTTTGATAAATATTTGGAGGACTTTCCTAAGGAAGGACCAATTCGCCATTTCATGGAGCTTGTGACTTGTGGACTTTCCAAAAATCCATACTTAAGTGTTAAAGAAAAGGTGGAACACATTGAATGTTTCCAGATTTACTTTAAGGAAAAGGAAGCATTGCTTAGGGAAATTGAAGAAAGTGAGAAAGAACTATTGATTGAAAGAGAGAAGCTATTGAAGTAA